A region of Mammaliicoccus sp. Dog046 DNA encodes the following proteins:
- the phnE gene encoding phosphonate ABC transporter, permease protein PhnE encodes MTQTQFEIQQPYQQKHLIRRWIISIIIVILLIWAFVGIPAFEIKSQSGTILRSIIDGLIHPDWSYVYIPEGEDLLRGLLETFAIAVISTFLSAIICIPFAFIAAKNMVKNKPVSSVSKFVLSVIRVFPEIVMAIIFIKAVGPGSFSGVLALGIHSIGMMGKLFAEDLENLDLSPTESLVASGANSIKTLMFAVVPQILPSYLSLVLYRFELNLRSASILGLIGAGGIGTPLIFALQTRTWDRVGIILIGLVVMVALIDMISSKIRKSLV; translated from the coding sequence ATGACACAAACACAATTTGAAATTCAACAACCTTATCAACAGAAACACCTCATTCGTCGCTGGATAATCTCAATCATCATTGTCATTTTATTAATTTGGGCATTCGTTGGTATTCCTGCTTTTGAGATCAAATCACAATCAGGTACAATACTCCGTTCAATTATCGATGGACTGATACACCCAGACTGGTCATATGTTTATATTCCTGAAGGTGAAGACTTATTACGAGGTTTACTCGAAACATTTGCTATCGCTGTGATTAGTACGTTTTTATCAGCAATCATTTGTATTCCATTTGCTTTTATCGCTGCTAAAAATATGGTAAAAAACAAGCCAGTTTCAAGTGTCAGTAAATTTGTATTGAGTGTCATTAGAGTTTTCCCTGAAATTGTGATGGCTATTATTTTTATAAAAGCTGTTGGACCTGGATCATTTTCAGGTGTACTTGCACTCGGTATACATTCTATTGGTATGATGGGTAAATTATTTGCTGAAGATTTAGAGAATCTCGACCTTAGCCCTACTGAATCACTCGTGGCCAGTGGTGCAAACTCTATTAAGACTTTAATGTTTGCTGTTGTGCCACAAATATTACCGTCATATTTATCGTTAGTGTTATATCGTTTCGAACTCAATTTAAGATCCGCTTCTATTCTAGGTCTTATTGGTGCAGGCGGTATTGGTACACCACTCATATTTGCACTTCAAACAAGAACATGGGATCGTGTAGGCATTATACTGATTGGCTTAGTTGTCATGGTCGCACTGATCGATATGATTTCTAGTAAAATCCGAAAAAGTCTCGTTTAA